A window of Dysidea avara chromosome 1, odDysAvar1.4, whole genome shotgun sequence genomic DNA:
ACTCGATGACCAGCTCAGCAACTCTCTGCAAAAAGCCCTGTGCTTCGTAGATTTGCCTGAGATAGGCCGCCAAGCGGTCAGGTACAACCTCCCTTCCACTTGCAGAGGGTTGGGTTGGTAGTTCGTACTGAGTAATAGGTCGTGGTCCTCCGGAAGCAAAATTGGTAAGTCTGTCAACATTGACAGTACCTGTGGGTACCAATGTTGTGCTGGCCATGCCGGTGCTATCAGGCAAGCAAATTCGACCGAGTCCCGGTGTATCTTCGACAGAGCTCTGCCTACCAGGCAGAATGGGGGGAAGAGATATGGAGTCATTTCGTCCCATGATACTGAGAATGCATCTATTGTGCATGCACCTGGGTCGGGCCTCCAACTGCAGTATGAAGGTAACTGGTGGTTCGTTCTGGAGGCAAATAAATCTATCGAAAATGGGCCCAGCATGTGGCTGAGGGTGTCGAAAACTGACGGGCATAACTGCCAGTCGCTGCTGTCCTGGTGGTGTCTGACCGTGTCTCGATTCCCAGTCTGCGGTTGTGTTCTCTACGCCTGGTAGGTATTCTGCTCGTAAAACAATTTGGCGAGCTAGACACCAGTCCCAAACCTGAATAGCAAGACGACAGAGGGGAGTCAGAGAAGAACTGCCCATCCTGTTCAGATACGCAATTGCTGTCCGGTTGTCCAGTCTCACTAAGACATTCACTGCTTCCTGTTCCTTCAAAAAGGACTGAATAGCTAAAAAGGCTGCTTTCAGTTCCAACATATTGATGTGTGATTGGGACTCTTCTGCTGTCCATCGACCTCCAGTTCTCACTCCCTGACAGACTGCTCCCCAACCCTGAATAGATGCATCTGATGTTATCACTGTGGACGCCTCCAATCTCAGCAGTGGTGAAGAGCAGTGTGCCGGGAGTTGTGAAATCCACTATCTCAAGTCCTTGCAAGCCTCCTGTGAAAGGACTGTCCGCTCTTGATGAGCAAGAGTGGCGGCGACCTTCAGACTCTGCAGTGCTCGGTAACGTAGTGGAGCTATATAAACTGCTGGTTTGGTTGCCACAAGTTTCCCTACGAACCGTTATAAAGACTTGGTTGGAACTGGACTGTGTTTCAACAATCCTGATGCTTCCTTCTGCAAGTCTGAAATCTTGGCAGGCGGTAAAGCTATGATCATTGTCTGTGTATTGATCAGGAAACCCAGATACTCCAGCTGTGTACTCGGCATGAGCACAGACTTGGGGAGGTTTATTATGAACCCCAGGGCCACGAGGAGCCACATTGTGGTTGCTAGATCCTGGAGCAACTGGTATTCTGACTGGGCTGTTAGTAACATGTCGTCCAAGTATACGACTATGCGTACTCCCACCTGTCTCAAAAATCTGATTGCTGGTTTTGTGAGTTTCGTGAAGGTAAAGGGAGCGGTGGAGAGCCCGAATGGGAGAGTTTGAAACTGCAGGAGCTTTCCCTGGCCATTTTGAAAGGCCAGCAGAGGGTGGAACTCTTCTGCTACTGGTACTGTTAAGTACGCATCCTTTAGGTCGATCTTGACCATTAAGGAATCCCTCTGTAGGATTGATGGCATCATGTGCAGcccctccatcttgaagtgggGTGGGTTTAAATACTGATTCAGATGCCGCAAATCTATAATTGGACGCCACCCTCCTCCGCTTTTGGGGACGACAAAGAGAGGATTGACTAGGTGTGCCTGACTCTTGTGAGCAGGAGCAACTGCGCCTTTTGAGACCAAGCCTGAAATTTGGGCTTGGCCATTGCTGCAGGGGTAACCTGTAACCCTTCACAGTGGTAAGGATCCATGGATCCCTTGTCAGCATTTCCCAGTTGCGAGAAAATTGGGCCAGTCTGCCACCAACTGGTGTCTGTCTGTGTAACGCTACTAATGACATATCTAAGTCCAAGGAGGAGAGGGTTTCAGCGGGTTTGGGAAGTTGACTCAATTTCTCCTCGATTGGGGAGCAGGTGATTGGTACTGATGTCTTGGTTGCGATGTTCCCCGGCCTCTGAGTTGGCTGCGATACTGTGAGGGTTGGTTGCGATACTGTGAGGGGTGGGCTCCGCCCCGCCGGGCCCCTCGATTTCCGGCAGGGCTCTCTCGAAAAAACTGCTGTTTAGTGCGACCGATGGTCGACGAAAATCGTGGTTTATGCGTGTAAGGGTGGAATCGTTGAGAAGGTAGTAAAGATATTATTTTTGAAAGGGCGGTATCAGTTTCCACCTGACTTTTCAATTTGGTCGTAAACCCTGGGCCAAAGAGGAATTCCCCAGCTTGTGGCTGTGGCTCCTGGCCATATTTCGCTAAAGAACTGTTTGCGATCTGTAGTAAGTTTGTTCTCCTCGCCTGGGACAACAACTCGTTCGCGTTGCCTAGCAGAACGAGTGTACGCTGCATTATATCCATCACGTCTAGGACGTTTATTGAAGCATCAGGGTCTTCCAACAGGCCATTCTCGATTAGCTCAGACCAAAGGCATGCGATTGGTCCGCACGTCTTAAGTAGCGCGGACTGTACCTTCGCAAACTCGCCGTATTCCCTCGCAGGGAAACGCGCCCCTAAGTGGTCCTTAATAAACTTATCCACCTGAGGTGGTCTCATCGCTGGCGTCTTAGGGACCGGGTGCTCTTTGTGCATCAGGGTCCGGTTTTCTTTGTTTAGCGTACACCTCATGTGTTTCTCCAAGTATTCATTGATACTTGCATGAGCTTCGAACGTGAACTCGTCCTCAGTGGGCATGGACTGAGGGTCAAAGTTCACAATCgatcccacaatcgaacgtgGAGTGGTCGGTTCATTATTATTAGTCTCACGTACATTTAATTGATGCCCACCTTGGTCTACTCTTCCATTTGGATCACAGACACCTACTTGGGTTGTGTCACCAGAGGTGTTTGCCTCTACCAAAGACGGCATACTGGCTTCGAATACATTTCCACTTCCTGGCTGGCCCGTATAGATGTCGTCCACAGATTTGCACTTCCCGTCTGGCACATTTGCGTGACCAGGGGGTTACACTTCCCGACTGGCACGTTTGCGTGACCAGCGAGGCACTGGCACTTCCCGATTGGCACATTTGCGTGACCAATGGGGTTACCCGCCCTTCCCGGTTGACACATTTGCGTGACTGCCGGGGAATTCAGTCCTGATTGGCACATTTGCGTAccaaaagcagggaaacaaggtaGTGACTGAGATGTAGTCCTTGGCGGGTGGTCGGCACGGCTCACGTGCTGAGAGGAAAAACTGCCGTTTTCATTCGCTCCAGACATCAGACGACCCAGAAGAGCTTCTCGTAAGGAGTTGTCAGCGGATACTACCTCCAAGATGTTGTCCAACGTAGATCTACGGGCCATGGCTTTATCACACTTTTAGACCGTACACGTGCTGCTGCGAGCAAGTAAAAGGGCTGGTACCGGAAGTGATGTCATGCTATTTATGGAGTTTGTGCTTTTAAGTGCTGTAGTGCAAGTGTTATAAGGGGGCAATACCATATGTTAATCAGTGCTGTACCTTGTATCCGGAGCCTCCGAAATACAATCTGATTGTCATATTACAACATATAATTGTAATATGACAATCAAAGCAATTGAAGCAATTGTTAATTGTGACCTGTAATGTCAAAGATCACTCTGTAATACAATATCACTAATTAACCATCTGTAAATATGTTTGCTGGTGCCTGTATATAATTTGTTTTTATAGAATTTGCACTATTCTTAGCAAATTATTAACTCAAACATTAACTATTACAAGTGGTCATTCTGCAAAGGAGTGGTCACTTTAGAaaggttttacctagctcatgcATTTTGATAATAGTTACGTAGCAAAAATTTCACGTCATTAGGAGATTCATACTCAAATTTATGGTGCTTTggatattgtgtttggtgccatgttAATATACATAAAAGCCCTAAAATtgttgtacacaaaaatcaccacCCTGCTGACTTCTTTTGCTTGTATCTTTTGGTAGGAGCCACCAATTGAGGTGCAGTTAATGCtaaaattattctaatagatagcacaatatttgccatactaaagaatttaaggaatgtttTTAATTTGGTTAGAAATATCTATGgtttctgagtggttttcagAAATTGGTAAAACAAGATTGAGACaccataatagaacagtcactctaatagaacagtcattatgcAAAATGATAATAGGGAATCTAATTTTAATGCATCCCAAGGATCTTTCCTCAGACCATTGGGTCTGACTTTTTACAGCAGCGTGGGTGTTTTTTCATTGGGATTTCATggatatacttttccagtagtgATTAGATCTttctgtttttgtttttttatgtTTGTATCTTTCAGCTTTGTTTACACAATTTTACATTTATAAGTAGCAAAAAATCTTTTGATTACTGGTTTTCAGTTCAAGCTTAtgtggcacaaccaaaaaatcatgcaatttttcataaagccatgaaactttgattgtgggttgcatctccagttacaaaagttttaattgtgggttttgttttattcagatgattACCAGTGTTTTCCATTATGGCTATaggaggtgattagtgtggttttatattttaaaatgaattttgattcaaaaagtgttagttggtttaattggttagttatcagcttcagtataataagCCACTCCCAGATCTAGACCTCTCAACTTGGAACTGGAGTTAACCTTGAGACACCCCAAGTGCATGGCCTCATGCAACAGTGGGGTTCACGTGCACACACATTTTATTAATAAAGAATGTCAATAAGCATGAACTGCATGCATACTGCTGTTATTCACAGCTTATTTCTATGCTCTATGGTGTTAATCTATACATAGAATCTAAGCAACCTGGAATTCCAAGCATGGTGTAGTATCACGTGAATCATAAGTCTGCTTATTGAGCTTTA
This region includes:
- the LOC136247737 gene encoding uncharacterized protein — encoded protein: MSLVALHRQTPVGGRLAQFSRNWEMLTRDPWILTTVKGYRLPLQQWPSPNFRLGLKRRSCSCSQESGTPSQSSLCRPQKRRRVASNYRFAASESVFKPTPLQDGGAAHDAINPTEGFLNGQDRPKGCVLNSTSSRRVPPSAGLSKWPGKAPAVSNSPIRALHRSLYLHETHKTSNQIFETGGSTHSRILGRHVTNSPVRIPVAPGSSNHNVAPRGPGVHNKPPQVCAHAEYTAGVSGFPDQYTDNDHSFTACQDFRLAEGSIRIVETQSSSNQVFITWISQLPAHCSSPLLRLEASTVITSDASIQGWGAVCQGVRTGGRWTAEESQSHINMLELKAAFLAIQSFLKEQEAVNVLVRLDNRTAIAYLNRMGSSSLTPLCRLAIQVWDWCLARQIVLRAEYLPGVENTTADWESRHGQTPPGQQRLAVMPVSFRHPQPHAGPIFDRFICLQNEPPVTFILQLEARPRCMHNRCILSIMGRNDSISLPPILPGRQSSVEDTPGLGRICLPDSTGMASTTLVPTGTVNVDRLTNFASGGPRPITQYELPTQPSASGREVVPDRLAAYLRQIYEAQGFLQRVAELVIESWRGNTNAAYNSAWRKWHSWCCRRGINPVSATVASIMEFLTDQFDLELQYRTINTMQSSISTTHPGIEGTAVGSHPLVSRLMRGMFNCRPPMPRYDRSWNIGTVIDFFTNHYKSASLTVLQLAKKAATLLAITNADRCSDLAALDRDHLKQTPTGVEFTVMQLTKTRSRKSSTPRKVLYHYFLENTEVCLVTVLQLYLDRTAEQASSMRSPRPVFVTSRKPIHRAKPGTIGHWIKDTLSKAGVDTETFSAHSTRSASTSHAATRGVPVCDILKAATWSSQSTFERFYYRPNGSDSFQRAILQSTEETSEDQ